A section of the Methanofollis sp. UBA420 genome encodes:
- the ileS gene encoding isoleucine--tRNA ligase — protein MKEVTSSYDAKAVEASAREFWRANDTYHAVKDLRRSGKQFFFVDGPPYTTGHIHLGTAWNKILKDAVLRHHRMCGMNVIERAGYDMHGLPIEVQVEHELGFASKKDIETFGIDRFIESCRTYAIARMGEMSDQFRELGIWLDFDEPYQTLKKEYIEAAWWTLKEAEKNGMLERGSRVVNWCPRCETAIADSEVEYADATDPSIYVKFPVKGQADEYLVIWTTTPWTLPANVAVAAHPKITYTLVLARKDGAEERLWMAEGLVKEVLKKGRYQSFDVIRTVPGTELAGMEYESPLADVVPAQKDIAHRVVLADYVALENTGLVHTAPGHGWDDYLTGIRENLPILCPVDGTGHFTKKGGVFEGLYVKDRETNQKVLDALGHHLLHQGTITHRYGHCWRCKTPIIFRATEQWFIKAADMRDRLLDEVAKVQWYPEWAGSARFHDWVKEARDWCISRQRYWGIPIPVWQCDTCENRRVIGTVAELEEASGMEVKDPHRPYVDTVTIPCSCGGTMHRVSDIFDVWFDSAVASWATLGFPANREDFDRYWPADFITEGQDQTRGWFYSQLGASMVAFGRSPYKSVLMHGFTLDSEGKKMSKSLGNVVTPDEIIEKCGVDVLRLYVLSSNAPWDDMKFNWESMKTVNRALNIFWNVYRFPLPYMALDNFAPAQTADGRWDEAAVAGMLAAMPDEDRWILSRVNTLTEEIDADFAEFNLHKITRSLITFVLEDVSRWYLQLVRPRMWLEEDAPEKRYAYETVYYVLRRLVQLLSPFTPHLTEEIYGNLRCSGDPRSVHMLDWPEADKRLIDRDLETAMAAVQAFDDASATARQDGKRKLRWPVGEVVVVTSSAAVQEAITRLNALCCTRANAKAVTVVAGRWERIGWKAEPVMRVLGPTFGKEAPKVKAAIEAADGNALKAALAETGTATAGAYEVTPEMVTFTEELPADVFAAPMADATVYVDVALTPEIEAEGYAREVIRRFQEMRRQRDLKVEENITAEVAVADPRIAGLVAGWAEAISGEVRAKKLDVHEGDALAGTWEQAAEWEVEGVEMRMGLSRAEE, from the coding sequence GTGAAGGAAGTCACCAGCAGTTATGATGCGAAGGCTGTCGAGGCCTCGGCCAGGGAATTCTGGCGGGCCAACGATACCTACCACGCGGTAAAGGACCTGAGGCGCTCAGGGAAGCAGTTCTTCTTCGTGGACGGCCCGCCGTACACCACCGGCCACATCCACCTGGGCACGGCATGGAACAAGATCCTGAAGGACGCCGTCCTCCGCCACCACCGGATGTGCGGGATGAACGTCATCGAGAGGGCAGGCTACGACATGCACGGCCTGCCCATCGAGGTGCAGGTGGAGCACGAACTCGGTTTCGCCTCCAAGAAGGACATCGAGACCTTCGGGATCGACCGCTTCATCGAGAGCTGCCGGACGTACGCCATCGCCAGAATGGGCGAGATGTCGGACCAGTTTCGGGAACTCGGCATCTGGCTCGACTTCGACGAACCCTACCAGACCCTGAAGAAGGAGTACATCGAGGCGGCCTGGTGGACCCTGAAAGAGGCCGAGAAGAACGGGATGCTTGAGAGGGGCTCCCGCGTCGTGAACTGGTGCCCGCGCTGCGAGACGGCGATCGCCGACTCCGAGGTGGAGTATGCCGACGCCACCGACCCCTCGATCTACGTGAAGTTCCCGGTGAAGGGGCAGGCAGACGAGTACCTCGTCATCTGGACGACCACGCCCTGGACCCTCCCCGCGAACGTCGCCGTCGCCGCCCACCCGAAGATCACCTACACCCTCGTCCTCGCCCGGAAGGACGGTGCCGAGGAGCGCCTCTGGATGGCCGAGGGTCTCGTGAAGGAAGTGCTCAAGAAGGGGCGGTACCAGAGTTTCGACGTCATCCGCACCGTGCCCGGCACCGAGCTTGCAGGCATGGAGTACGAGTCGCCCCTCGCCGACGTCGTCCCTGCCCAGAAGGATATCGCACACCGCGTCGTCCTCGCCGACTATGTCGCCCTGGAGAACACCGGCCTCGTGCACACGGCGCCCGGCCACGGGTGGGACGACTACCTCACCGGCATCAGGGAGAACCTCCCCATCCTCTGCCCTGTCGACGGCACCGGCCACTTCACGAAGAAAGGCGGCGTCTTCGAGGGCCTCTATGTCAAGGACAGGGAGACGAACCAGAAGGTGCTCGACGCCCTCGGCCACCACCTTCTCCACCAGGGGACGATCACCCACAGGTACGGCCACTGCTGGCGGTGCAAGACCCCGATCATCTTCCGCGCCACGGAACAGTGGTTCATCAAGGCCGCGGATATGCGGGACAGACTCCTCGACGAGGTGGCGAAGGTGCAGTGGTACCCGGAGTGGGCCGGGAGCGCCCGCTTCCATGACTGGGTGAAGGAGGCACGCGACTGGTGCATCTCCCGCCAGCGCTACTGGGGCATCCCGATCCCGGTCTGGCAGTGCGACACCTGCGAGAACCGCCGGGTCATCGGCACGGTCGCCGAACTCGAAGAGGCGAGCGGCATGGAAGTGAAGGACCCGCACCGCCCGTACGTGGACACGGTGACCATCCCGTGCAGCTGCGGCGGCACGATGCACCGGGTCTCCGACATCTTCGATGTCTGGTTCGACTCGGCCGTCGCCTCCTGGGCGACCCTCGGGTTCCCGGCGAACAGAGAGGACTTCGACCGCTACTGGCCCGCCGACTTCATCACCGAGGGGCAGGACCAGACCCGCGGCTGGTTCTACTCACAGCTCGGTGCCTCCATGGTCGCCTTCGGCCGGTCTCCGTACAAATCGGTCCTGATGCACGGCTTCACCCTCGACTCGGAGGGGAAGAAGATGTCGAAGAGTCTCGGCAATGTCGTGACGCCCGACGAGATCATCGAGAAGTGCGGCGTGGACGTGCTGCGTCTCTACGTCCTCTCGTCAAATGCACCCTGGGACGACATGAAGTTCAACTGGGAGAGCATGAAGACGGTCAACCGGGCCCTGAACATCTTCTGGAACGTCTACCGCTTCCCCCTGCCGTACATGGCCCTGGACAACTTCGCGCCCGCACAGACGGCCGACGGCCGCTGGGACGAGGCCGCGGTCGCCGGGATGCTCGCCGCAATGCCCGACGAGGACAGGTGGATCCTCTCGCGGGTCAACACCCTCACAGAGGAGATCGACGCCGACTTCGCGGAGTTCAACCTCCACAAGATCACCCGGTCTCTCATCACCTTCGTCCTCGAGGACGTCTCCCGCTGGTACCTCCAGCTGGTGCGGCCGCGGATGTGGCTCGAAGAAGACGCACCCGAGAAGAGGTACGCCTACGAGACGGTGTATTATGTCCTCCGCCGCCTGGTCCAGCTCCTCTCACCCTTCACCCCGCACCTCACAGAGGAGATCTACGGGAACCTGCGCTGCAGCGGCGATCCCCGGAGCGTCCACATGCTCGACTGGCCCGAGGCGGACAAAAGGCTCATCGACAGAGACCTGGAGACGGCGATGGCCGCCGTGCAGGCCTTCGACGACGCGTCCGCAACAGCCAGGCAGGACGGGAAGAGGAAACTCCGCTGGCCTGTGGGCGAGGTCGTCGTCGTCACCTCGTCGGCCGCGGTGCAGGAGGCCATCACCCGCCTCAATGCCCTCTGTTGCACGCGGGCGAATGCGAAGGCCGTCACCGTCGTCGCCGGCCGCTGGGAGAGGATCGGCTGGAAGGCCGAACCGGTGATGCGGGTGCTCGGGCCGACGTTCGGCAAAGAGGCCCCGAAGGTGAAGGCGGCGATCGAGGCGGCGGACGGCAACGCATTGAAGGCCGCTCTCGCCGAGACCGGGACCGCGACCGCCGGGGCGTACGAGGTCACGCCTGAGATGGTGACCTTCACCGAGGAACTCCCGGCAGACGTCTTCGCCGCCCCGATGGCGGACGCAACCGTCTATGTGGACGTGGCCCTCACTCCGGAGATCGAGGCCGAGGGCTATGCCCGCGAGGTGATCCGCCGCTTCCAGGAGATGCGGCGGCAGCGCGACCTCAAGGTCGAGGAGAACATTACCGCCGAGGTCGCGGTCGCCGACCCGCGCATCGCCGGCCTTGTGGCCGGGTGGGCGGAGGCGATCTCGGGCGAGGTGCGCGCGAAGAAACTCGACGTCCACGAGGGCGACGCCCTTGCCGGCACCTGGGAACAGGCCGCAGAATGGGAGGTCGAGGGCGTGGAGATGCGGATGGGCCTCTCACGCGCCGAGGAGTGA
- a CDS encoding tRNA(His) guanylyltransferase Thg1 family protein, which yields MENHEIFSNLALYPPVFLRLDGRAFHRLTGTCEKPFDARFHAAMVGTCRRLIAESGLNPLCAYTFSDEISLYLTVLPFGGRVEKLDSIAASYAASAFTLEYGCVEPVAFDARIIPVTPAYAAEYLAMRQAEAWRNHINAYCQAALMEEGLTPRAAAAHLLGMKAEDMHGLMFSRGVNLAETPAWQRRGTLVRRGRYTKEGMNPLTGEKVTVERQGVVADEVLPLFSAPEGRAYLSSLLGA from the coding sequence ATGGAAAACCATGAGATCTTCTCGAATCTTGCCCTCTACCCCCCGGTTTTTCTCCGTCTTGACGGGAGGGCATTCCACCGGCTGACCGGTACCTGTGAAAAGCCCTTCGACGCACGGTTTCATGCGGCGATGGTCGGAACCTGCAGGCGACTGATCGCAGAGAGCGGCCTCAACCCCCTCTGCGCCTATACCTTTTCAGACGAGATCAGTCTCTACCTCACGGTCCTGCCCTTCGGCGGCCGTGTGGAGAAACTGGACTCCATCGCTGCCTCCTATGCGGCGAGCGCCTTCACCCTGGAGTACGGATGCGTCGAACCCGTCGCCTTCGACGCCAGGATCATCCCGGTGACGCCGGCGTACGCCGCCGAATACCTTGCGATGCGCCAGGCCGAGGCATGGCGCAACCACATCAATGCCTACTGCCAGGCCGCACTCATGGAGGAGGGCCTGACGCCCCGTGCGGCGGCGGCGCACCTCCTCGGCATGAAGGCCGAGGATATGCACGGCCTGATGTTCTCCCGCGGCGTCAACCTTGCCGAGACCCCGGCCTGGCAGAGGCGGGGCACCCTGGTGCGGCGGGGGAGATACACAAAAGAGGGGATGAATCCCCTGACCGGGGAAAAAGTGACGGTCGAGAGGCAGGGCGTCGTTGCCGACGAAGTCCTGCCCCTCTTCTCGGCCCCTGAGGGCCGGGCCTACCTCTCCTCACTCCTCGGCGCGTGA
- a CDS encoding PRC-barrel domain-containing protein, producing MSVYTDKAIYVGDVDDVLLDIDGKKIESIAVGNLNPELSDPKGHRGYLIPFRIIKEIGDIIVIRHISAAFKKAKGETKA from the coding sequence ATGAGCGTATACACAGACAAGGCGATCTATGTGGGGGACGTGGACGATGTCCTGCTCGATATCGATGGCAAGAAGATCGAATCCATCGCCGTTGGCAACCTCAACCCCGAACTCTCCGATCCCAAGGGCCACCGCGGCTACCTCATCCCCTTCAGGATCATCAAGGAAATCGGGGATATTATCGTCATACGCCACATCTCCGCAGCGTTCAAGAAGGCAAAGGGCGAGACGAAAGCCTGA